In Pirellulales bacterium, the following proteins share a genomic window:
- a CDS encoding shikimate kinase — protein MNIALIGYRGTGKTTVAQQLALRLGWDWVDADVELELHAGKSIAAIFADDGEPAFRDLEAANLRDLIGRDRTVLALGGGVVLRPENRALLRPAREKGSGTFSERRDMDEIAREKAPDPFSRTTIIWLTADPETIARRLESDASTNARRPNLIAGGLSEIRHLLAERMPLYRQCRDIEIDTENKTAAEVTTEILTRLPLTQSAT, from the coding sequence ATGAACATCGCATTGATCGGTTATCGCGGGACGGGGAAGACGACGGTCGCTCAGCAGCTTGCGCTGCGGCTGGGGTGGGATTGGGTCGATGCCGACGTGGAACTGGAGCTGCATGCCGGTAAGTCGATCGCCGCGATCTTTGCCGATGACGGCGAGCCGGCTTTTCGCGATCTTGAGGCAGCGAACTTGCGCGACTTGATCGGCCGCGATCGCACGGTGCTCGCGCTCGGCGGAGGCGTCGTATTGCGGCCCGAGAACCGAGCATTGCTTCGCCCCGCGCGAGAAAAGGGGTCGGGGACCTTTTCAGAACGACGCGATATGGACGAGATAGCACGAGAAAAGGCTCCCGACCCCTTTTCTCGGACCACGATCATCTGGCTCACCGCCGATCCTGAAACGATCGCCCGTCGCCTCGAATCCGACGCCTCGACCAACGCCCGCCGCCCCAATCTGATTGCCGGCGGTCTATCCGAAATTCGCCATCTGCTGGCCGAGCGGATGCCGCTCTACCGCCAGTGCCGCGATATCGAAATCGACACGGAAAATAAGACCGCCGCCGAAGTGACAACCGAGATTCTCACGAGGCTCCCTTTGACTCAATCCGCGACGTGA
- a CDS encoding prepilin peptidase → MNWILETPLIVRLAVLFLLGIWLGGFLNLGIYRLAYQLRSISPWSAALPAAPPRRITDRLPVVGWFGLRREAALHGDGFWVRPLVLELLTGALVAALYWWEVGVRGLLPDQFRQFLDLPGNQGLARAALITVHIEFCAHVCLLAFMIVASFIDLDEKTIPDGITIPGTLIGLLLAAAAPQSLLPVVEFARGPNGLGLANPRLSFLTFADRADWNWGSGLSLALGIGCLWIWCFGLMTRVLRLRRGWRVAIRLFWARLVRDPVTKWLVILGALGTLALVFVHHHLGGAHWQGLLTALVGMAIGGGLTWVVRIVASAILGREAMGFGDVTLTAMIGAFLGWQPCLVIFFLAPFGAVAIGISQWLSRRDPEIRYGPFLCLAALVTIVRWAEIWEKTEPLFALGWLIPVTLAICLLLMGPLLVIVRAIGNRLRGE, encoded by the coding sequence GTGAACTGGATCCTCGAAACGCCTCTGATCGTCCGGCTTGCGGTTCTATTCCTATTGGGCATTTGGCTCGGCGGCTTCCTCAATCTGGGCATCTATCGGCTGGCGTACCAGTTGCGCTCGATTAGCCCTTGGTCAGCGGCCTTGCCGGCCGCGCCGCCGCGGCGGATCACCGACCGTCTGCCGGTGGTCGGCTGGTTCGGACTGCGGCGCGAAGCGGCGCTCCATGGCGACGGCTTTTGGGTCCGACCGCTGGTGCTGGAACTGCTCACCGGGGCGCTCGTCGCGGCGCTCTATTGGTGGGAGGTCGGCGTGCGAGGGTTGCTGCCGGACCAATTCCGCCAGTTTCTCGACCTGCCTGGGAATCAGGGCCTAGCGCGCGCGGCGCTCATTACAGTCCACATCGAGTTTTGCGCTCACGTCTGCCTGCTGGCCTTCATGATCGTGGCTTCGTTTATCGATTTGGACGAGAAGACGATCCCCGACGGCATTACGATTCCGGGCACGCTGATCGGTTTGCTGCTGGCGGCGGCCGCGCCGCAATCGCTCTTGCCGGTCGTTGAATTCGCTCGTGGGCCGAACGGCCTGGGCCTGGCCAACCCGCGGTTGAGCTTCCTTACCTTCGCTGATCGCGCGGACTGGAATTGGGGCAGCGGACTATCGTTGGCGCTCGGGATCGGATGCCTGTGGATCTGGTGCTTTGGCTTGATGACGCGTGTTTTGCGCCTGCGCCGGGGTTGGCGAGTCGCAATTCGGCTGTTTTGGGCGCGGCTGGTGCGCGATCCGGTGACCAAGTGGCTCGTGATCCTGGGCGCGCTGGGAACGCTCGCCCTGGTGTTCGTCCACCATCATCTCGGTGGCGCGCATTGGCAGGGATTGCTGACGGCGCTCGTGGGAATGGCGATCGGCGGCGGCTTGACCTGGGTCGTGAGAATCGTGGCCAGCGCAATCCTCGGCCGCGAGGCGATGGGATTTGGCGATGTGACGCTGACGGCCATGATCGGCGCGTTTCTCGGCTGGCAGCCCTGCCTGGTCATCTTCTTCCTGGCGCCATTTGGCGCGGTCGCCATCGGCATCTCGCAATGGCTCTCGCGCCGCGATCCGGAAATCCGCTACGGGCCATTCCTCTGTCTCGCCGCGCTCGTGACAATCGTTCGCTGGGCCGAGATTTGGGAAAAGACCGAGCCACTCTTCGCCCTGGGTTGGCTAATCCCGGTCACGCTCGCCATCTGCCTGCTTCTGATGGGCCCGCTGCTAGTCATCGTCCGCGCGATCGGCAACCGGCTCCGCGGCGAGTGA